TATAATTTGTTcatgaaagaacatgactatTATGAAAAGTTATTTATTCATTAAAGAACATGGTTGTTATGAAAGGTCATCTCTTATGTTTTATAGGTATAAGGATTCTCTAAAAGTAGCCTAAGAATAAATCTACAGTTATATACAAGGGTTTTGTTATATTCTGGAGGGAATTGCTTGTCCGTATTTTCCCAATATGTATACAAGCAAcatctttttaagaaaattgattCTTCACGCCTGAAagcaatcttcttcttcaattatattattttttataacaagtataaatttgtttttgtaGCCCTAAAATTAGAGATTCAACTTTTATGTATATGGAATATAggtaatataaaagaaaaaaatagtaaaatggGTCATAGCTATTATCATATCTCCAactatacatttataatactttATGGAGAGGTCCTATTAACTTTGTACTACtctaaaatggaataaataaccCCTTAAGTATTAAGTTGCCATAAAGAGTACATTTCAATCTCTTTGAGAGAAtgagaagcaaaaaaaaatataagaagtatttttattatatttatgttataattaaataatttaatttatttgcttCTTACAAACAAAATAATCTTTCCTTTCATGAAGGTAATTACTTTTCTTCACCCACTTTCatgatgaagaagaaacaaGAGTCGTAACATTTCTCATCTTCGACGTATTGACTTCACCGATGACAGTGAAGAAATAATCAACGGCGAAAAAGAAGCCAAAGAACtaagaagatgaaataatagcAATTCTATTTCTATTTAGTCCGAGAGAGTAATAGAAATGTCATGAAATATAGATATGTAATTACTCTCAAGTAAAGAAGTATTTTTAATTAGCCACGAAAAGTACCTATGAAGTGCAAAGATGGACACTCAATTGGAGATGCAAATGCATTAGAAGCAAGCTTGGGACATCCAAATTCGAGTCCTCCAAATTTGGCCCCTGCTATTATGatcacaaattttatttttgggacTTTGGTCAAAGCCACTCTTTCCCTTTGCATTCCAGGCATTGATGCAGTTAAAATTGCTCCctaaacaaatattaaaatcacataaagaaatatatataatgatgaAATTTCTGATTaacttatataattatataaaaatgagagaagtattgaaaacactccTAAATTAGTTTCATCCTGTATTTATAACcttataaatatttctttacttgactaactgaacttaaaaacacatcttgcaacatgagtgaaatacaccctAATTTTTCGTCAATTGTAGGGatgttttcaacacttttctTGACCTTTTATCTGTCAATAGTTCGgtgatgaaactaataatttgcaaAAAGTTCAGGAGTGTTTCCAATACTTCTCCCGAGAAGAATTAATCCAATatggaaataataatatataataagacTTACCTGACTGAAACCTAAAACACCATCAAATGGTCCATACTTCTCCATGTTAGCTTCAACATATTGAAGACATTCTTCAAAATGGTAAATTTCCTTGAAGTCCTACAATATAATGTTAAGATACTCAatgaaaacatatattattCATTTATCATAAAATATGGATCTATTCATAAACATGTATAAATTTTCTTGGTAAAATACTTAAGTATTTGTTCATATTTAGTAGATTTTCTTGGCACGTGTACATTGCCTAAGccaaaatttataaattcaagTGAACCCTCAGTCTATTCATTGGATTCGCATAAATTATGAACCTACTCAATCGATTATAAATTATGAACCTACTCAATTGATTATAAATTATGTcttacagaaaaaaaaaaattagaacttaTGTTCTTGTTGCTCATCAGACTCAAGTTCTAGCTTTTGTTTATaaggcaattttttttagaatatttcaaGATAAACCTGCTTaatttacaaaagaaaatggaaaatagCAATAAAGGAGAAGGACCTTATTAGCTTGGAACCATTCATAGTAGGGTGGATGAAAAATGTCACGAGCATCCACTTTATCTTGAAGTAAAAAAGGTCCATCCAAGAACACCAAATCTAGCTTCTCAAGTAAAAATTGTGGCCAACCAAGTACCAATTCTTTCTTCAATATTTCAGCACTACTTCCATGGCCATGGAGGCAGAGAACTCTGGGCTTCTTCTCATATTGGTAATTTtccatatataaaaattaaagaagaaaacaagAGAAGAGTTAGCTTTCTTTTGTGTTAAGCAAGTTATCCTTGGAACTAAATATACTCCAGGGAAGTTGTTGCACATAGTGTCTCATATTTAATTTTCACAAGTGGCAATTGTGACATCTACATTTACTAGAAGGGATTAGCCCGGGCCCAACATAGTAAACTTGTTATAAACAAAGTATTGTTGGAACTTATTTCAACTATATAAGCCACAATTTTCAACGAACCAACGTATTCAAGTTATGAATGATTTAGTTAAAGGAACGATCAactaagaccatctccaaccctactctattttactcttcattctctatatttggagagtaaaatagagaatgtcCTCTCCAACCACTCTTTATTTTATCCTCTACTCTCCAATTATAGAGagctctctatttcactttttgaatattatattattatttctactattttgtaattaacatattacttttcatataaaactattaattaaatctctaatatttacaattctttttaaatgtaatatagcattaaaaaatatatattatattttatatatactactttcatctcgaattaatatttttttaaattttcgtcactttgtgaaacaatttgatgttattattaatttccaccatgaagaatgcacaaaatttaaaCGATGagataaaatttttaatttaaaaatataatacataacataataatttaaatacaagataacaatacaatacagtgcataacataataattttaaaaatcacaacaataatttagtaatccGGTAGGTCGTTTCTAG
The DNA window shown above is from Solanum stenotomum isolate F172 chromosome 6, ASM1918654v1, whole genome shotgun sequence and carries:
- the LOC125868561 gene encoding uncharacterized protein LOC125868561, producing the protein MENYQYEKKPRVLCLHGHGSSAEILKKELVLGWPQFLLEKLDLVFLDGPFLLQDKVDARDIFHPPYYEWFQANKDFKEIYHFEECLQYVEANMEKYGPFDGVLGFSQGAILTASMPGMQRERVALTKVPKIKFVIIIAGAKFGGLEFGCPKLASNAFASPIECPSLHFIGEKDPRILNEEELVGCFMNPVVIYYPEGHKVPNLGNSLKFLIVVKYVFFKR